aaagccctttgagacatgcttgtgataaagggctatataaatacgACTAGACCATTTCCCTTCGGGGAGCACATTATTTCATACAATTGTggaatgacctttgaccttcctaCTTCCCATAGTCAGCAGTCACTCTTCATCTTCCATCATAAACTGAAAAGTCGTCTCTTCATGAAGTTCCTCACATCCCCTCTCCGCTCACCTGATTCGGTCTCTTTTTCTTAgcttctctctttcatacaGAAGAAACAGATGCAAAAGATATTATTCGCATCCAAGTTAGAGTTACGCATTTTCACTGCTGGTTTCTTCGAATTAGGCagcagccacactgatccatcagaattattgatgatagatgtgtgtgtgttggtttgttctgagcgtcaacatggcggcgaggcagaagaacaggaagctttgctcataaagaagaaacagactctacagtataaattcaataagaaactgatctgaaaacctccagtcatcccaacgttcCACCAGGCTTCCTCTGGTTTatctttgtttcggtcggaccgtcgtctctgtgttcgccgctagctTCTACagaacaaacgtaggaacgatctgattggttgaacggacgctgacgaatccgtccgtccagaaaaagttcatctggttgaactttctgccgtcaaaacagatggaaatctggcagacggagcgtcatcagtctgtctcacaacagacagctgtctgTTGGGTTTATCTGTTTCTGGACTCTGAACAACAGTATTTTTATGTCATATTGTCATGTGGTTGTCATTTCCGAAGGGAGACTGACATGTTATTATGTCTTGTAGATTGCTGTTGACCTGTTCCTTGTTGCTTCCAGGTGAACTTTCGGTTTCGACTGTCCCGTTCTCTCGGTCACCTGCCGACCCTCAAAACTCTTCGTCCGCCGCTCCTCTTGAAAACGGAGCGGCTCCTGTCTCcgcctcctcccgctcctccccCAGCGGCCCTCACACCTCCACCTGTTCTGCACCTCCTCCCTACAGGCTCCTCCCCCAGGCGGGAGGTGCCGGTGACACCGGCCCACCCGACCCAGGCAGCCATCTCTCTGCGTCTTGGCAGTCCTCGCCCAATCAGTCATGGCCTGCACATTCTTCCTGCTCTAGCCTCTACCAATCAAATCCGCCTGTGACCACGCCCACTTCAGTGTACCCAGCTCCAGTTGCTCAGTTTCCTCAGACGTCGTCACACGCAGAGACAAACCTGCTTCTGGCAAATCGAACCCAGTCGACTCCATTCCCTTTAAGCCACACCCAGCCTGTCTGTACCTCAGTGAACATGCAAGGctctgtccaatcaaattacacCCAGCCCTGCATGGCAGCAGCTGGCCCCTCCCACCGCTCTGTGGTCCCACAGCAACATCCCACTCCTGCATCAGCCGTCAGAAACCGCAGCCAGTctaacccaaacccaaaccctcACGCACAGACTCTGATGTACCGAGCGTCCCACAGACGCCCCTCTACCTTCAAACGCTGCTCATCAGCTGTGACACAACACTCCATGCCCTTCAGTCAGGCTCCGGCTTTCACATTACCAGCAAACTGCTACCAGATGGCTGTGGTGGGTGTGAGCCTGAGCTCTATGGACCAGAAAAACTATGTCCAGTCAGAAAATGTCTCTGTCAGCCACAGCCGGTTCAGCACAGCGTCAGTCAGCCATCAGCAGCATTCGCCGGTTGAATCAAACCTTCAGCTTTTAAACATCAACCATATGCAATCCAGTACTGCTACAGTAAATTACAGTCAGACTAGTCTGGTTCCTGCATACCAAATGACACAAGTAGTCCCAGTTCAGCTAGAGCCAAGCAGCGCTGCGCCAGTCCAGGACCGGTCCAGTCCGGCTGCCGTGAAACGACGTAACCAGCCCGGAAACGCTGCCTCAGGTAGCCACACCCTACCGAACGGAGCCATGTATTACCACTGGAAGCTTCCTGCGGGCCAATCAAACCACAGTCAACACTCCACAGCCCCATTAGACCAAGAGCAGACCTGTACAGTCACACCTCCATTTACCAAGTCTGCTGATGTAAAAGATAAACACCCAATACTGACCCACCATCTTCTCAGAAAATCCACCTCATCCTCATCCAAAGAGACTGGAACAAAAGGTGGAAAAGACAAAACTCCCACCTCCCCTCATCATCCCACTTCTGATGCTGACCAACCTTTAGCGTTCAGCcacagctcctcctctctgcaacaTCAGCACCCGACTCTAACCGTGAAAGCGGTAGCGGACTCCGCCTGCGATCGCAGCGTTCCCCAAGCGGGCGAGCCGCCGGCAGCAAGCCGGCCGGAGCCCGGAGAGAACGAACCGACCTCCACGGTATCTGAGACCGAGACGACAGGAGAGGGTGACCGCCCCGTCCCGTCCGAGTTATCCTCAGCGTGGGATGACACGAATGTATCCGTCAGTGACTCTGACCGGACGCTCTCAGTGGGAAAAACTGCCGAAGAGCCTGTCCCGTCGGCAGGGTTTGGCCCGGGTGCGGCCGCAGACGCTAAAACTCCACCTGAGGCCAAGTCTTGTTCAGCGACGGTGAAGCGCGAAGCCGAACTCGTGTGCTACGACGATGTGGCGTCTTTGATTTTTCAGTATCTCAGCAGCTCAGCTCAGACTCAGCTGATCAAACAGGAACCTgccacagaggaggagcagggggaaaCCGACACAGCGAACGCCGTCAGATTAGACTTCAGCCCGTCGACCGAGGAAACAGAGTCAGACTGGAGCGTCGGTCGGCCCTTCTCAGTGACGCTTCAGGAAACAAACCCTTTATGGAAACCCTCCGCTGCTTATTCAGCACGTGAACTACCGAGCAGGGAAGCCGACTCTGAAGAACTTTGCTGTGTAGACGGACACCAGGGCTGCAGGGTGAACCCGTGGCAGCCCAGAGTCTCGCTCGTCCGCCTGCCGATATCCACGCCGCTTCCCGGACAACCGCCGCCCCgcttccttctccttcctggagAGGCCAAAGATGAGATTCACCTCCAACAGATCGATGAGGACAACCAGGTAGGAAATAATCTGCGATGAGCAAACCTGAGTATTGTTTGTTCCAATGTATTTATGGTTGGTAGTGATGCGTGGGTGCGGTGAAATTCCTTTGAAATTTAGTGtataattacattgtgtgtgtactgtgtgtagccTGTTTGACCCACACCCGCCCGACCCGTTCTCAGTATCATCTTCAGTCGACCCTAAGCCCCACCTGCGGGCTTCGGATTGACCCGCACATCACTAATGGTTGATCTAAAGCCGGGGGGGGGGCAGttgtgtgccatggagggccgagggtctgcaggttttcattccaaccagtCGCTACACCAGGCGATGCACGTGATTGGACACACTGACCCGAAGAGACAGAACCACTTGAATCGCCAAATCCAACAaatatacaggaatttgtctttgtGACGTTGGgacatatgaagggtttcattccaaaacgctgtATATGCATTTTGGAAACTTTTTGCTCCCTTAAATTGATCGGACAATATTcgaaaaacataaatgattgtCCTCAAAAACAATACAGGTAAaatccacagctgaatgcaacaagttcactctccttctctgggggttgttgaaaagcattctgggaaatgtaggaaatcactaactgcagtagaagtagacaaggcaggttgagggaaagtgggatcACCAAAatagtaaattacaacactgaactgaaccacaGGCTGATGATAGATAACAGTGAAGAGGATctgaggatttttcctttaagccgCCTAGACGATACCAGTGTTGCTCTCTGCTGTGTTGCAGTCCCATGTTGATGACATCATGGATTTCCTGGAGCCCCTGTCGTCACCAGAGACTCCTCCCCTCCAGCAGGCGGCCTCCTGCTCCGCCTGCCGGTCCGCCAGCAGCTGTGTCAGCTGTGCGgcgtgtgggcggggcttccaCCGGGCCTGCCACATCCCTGCTGTCGGACCCAACGCTGGGTAAGAATTAACAAAAGGCTTCTTACAAAACAACATGTCCGCCACTGGAGAAACCGGGAAATCAGAGACCCAAGCTGTAGTTGGGTGTTTCCCAGGAATGATATTCTGCTCAGACAAGAAGAATCAGACGATGACCACAGAGCAGCTTCTTCTTCATGCAGGTTTAATACGGCTGGTTCAAGTCACTGTTACAGACAAGCAAGTAGCAatgaagtgacaaagaaaagagtgcgTGAGGCCACTTATATAGACCCGAGTAAACTATACATTAACCTTACATGGTGTCAAAACACATATAGATAGTATAAGCAGTCCCCAGGTAAAGAGAGTTCATCATAACAAGGTCCCAGACTTCCTGGCGCCCTAACACATGTCCTCTTTACATTTTCCTAACAACAGAGATAAGACAGGACATGGTCAACATGGGAATCTCGATTATGACCCTATGACCTCGGGAAACTCCTGTCCACatagatacatacatgcatgaatgTAAAAACATAATATCCCAAGCCGTATTCTCACCAGACTAATATCACCTGGGGAcgtccagtgatttgtaataattggAGATTGTCTGTGATTTGAATCCCGAAAGAATCTGCCGTGTCTGTAATGtgtaactgtcttgtctttagcccttgTCTCTACTcgagggctgaacaattaatattaattaaaaaaaaatagaaatcacaatgtgaacttctgcaatttcccaatcgcagaggctgcaattaattgcttaagaaaGGGGCgttcaaaatggatttctaaacaaggtgttttaatgctgcaggtaatctttgatCCATGAATTAAGtataatattggtgaaaacctttcatcagactcaaactcagtaaatcctgcacactgataTCTAttcttttaacaaaatcacttttcttttttttaaattgtaaaagatttatgacaagaaaaacttgtgatgatgtgaatcgcagtttaaatcacaattgtaatattctgtcaaataattgcaactagttgtagcttgagaagagtcagctcagttaacctgaacaaactgttagctagctaactagccggcaaacacactgatgttaatgtgaacatgctaacgctagccgctactagatacgttagctagtgtgctaatcagatgtgttaacaacaagacagtgatgttacctgaccagatactatggttagctagctaacaagctgacattatcta
The Centroberyx gerrardi isolate f3 chromosome 12, fCenGer3.hap1.cur.20231027, whole genome shotgun sequence genome window above contains:
- the trim33l gene encoding uncharacterized protein trim33l; the protein is MERTLNPSSSGQQCTSCGGAEASGWCVECVEALCEECVSAHRRVKMTRSHTIQNQNPAGLCAPASRFCQIHSSEPLQLFCFPCSQLTCRDCQLLSHRNHRFQFVPEALDSLKQQLDSLLQPIRAQRDTARQTLLDMDGRLQDITAHKSRLREALKRTFALFVVRLKEQVVNLCRAIERVYQPEVEGVEQRTAALRLLEEKQQLVTDRAEEARSSDSLPSLLSCTSQIEAQLEELLSQDASPPQSMTHLKLWTSETSYKAILSFGELSVSTVPFSRSPADPQNSSSAAPLENGAAPVSASSRSSPSGPHTSTCSAPPPYRLLPQAGGAGDTGPPDPGSHLSASWQSSPNQSWPAHSSCSSLYQSNPPVTTPTSVYPAPVAQFPQTSSHAETNLLLANRTQSTPFPLSHTQPVCTSVNMQGSVQSNYTQPCMAAAGPSHRSVVPQQHPTPASAVRNRSQSNPNPNPHAQTLMYRASHRRPSTFKRCSSAVTQHSMPFSQAPAFTLPANCYQMAVVGVSLSSMDQKNYVQSENVSVSHSRFSTASVSHQQHSPVESNLQLLNINHMQSSTATVNYSQTSLVPAYQMTQVVPVQLEPSSAAPVQDRSSPAAVKRRNQPGNAASGSHTLPNGAMYYHWKLPAGQSNHSQHSTAPLDQEQTCTVTPPFTKSADVKDKHPILTHHLLRKSTSSSSKETGTKGGKDKTPTSPHHPTSDADQPLAFSHSSSSLQHQHPTLTVKAVADSACDRSVPQAGEPPAASRPEPGENEPTSTVSETETTGEGDRPVPSELSSAWDDTNVSVSDSDRTLSVGKTAEEPVPSAGFGPGAAADAKTPPEAKSCSATVKREAELVCYDDVASLIFQYLSSSAQTQLIKQEPATEEEQGETDTANAVRLDFSPSTEETESDWSVGRPFSVTLQETNPLWKPSAAYSARELPSREADSEELCCVDGHQGCRVNPWQPRVSLVRLPISTPLPGQPPPRFLLLPGEAKDEIHLQQIDEDNQSHVDDIMDFLEPLSSPETPPLQQAASCSACRSASSCVSCAACGRGFHRACHIPAVGPNAGWDWVCSLCQDLSDPTDPYSSDRRRTSCLSLLDQRKCEHLLLYLMCDDSSGVRRPAELSGGSSPLSLTAERLSHRRSPPYRTPAEFVSDIWLLFEVVPNTEEQSEVLTQLQESFQTKLAELFGAELHPSLLKRCGTRSGEAGGRAAAAGCGNINILPSNSDNQAELGDGAEEPEGSKVATDAKSGRMKTGEAAEVEGSKAPTHLNTRLTGGAWPEAEEGEEVAEASEGSKVTSDPDCGLTLEGEGPPAEEAKLKETRKRLKEFLLMNCWSPKKPKTDQMVE